One Hevea brasiliensis isolate MT/VB/25A 57/8 chromosome 5, ASM3005281v1, whole genome shotgun sequence genomic region harbors:
- the LOC110671617 gene encoding tRNA (guanine(9)-N1)-methyltransferase, producing the protein MAGDATQIDQNPIVNPSEFQPSPPQDEQPPPPLSKNAQKKLLKLQKYEAKKAEKKASIKEQKKREAERKRKEWEETLTGVSEEERLTLIESRRKLRKERMEKRSEERESKIQRLTGAKTNGQKIVIDLEFSHLMTSSEIHSLVQQIMYCYAVNGRCASPGHLWLTGCRGEMENQLQRLPGFDKWIIEKECRSYVEALEDQKENLVYLTADAEMELDELDPKKIYIVGGLVDRNRWKGLTMKKAQEQGIQTAKLPIDNHLKMSSSQVLTVNQVIEILLKFLETRDWKASFFQVIPQRKRCDADSTENQVDGEECREKDEPSEKKKSCIL; encoded by the exons ATGGCGGGCGATGCCACGCAAATTGATCAAAATCCCATCGTGAACCCGTCCGAGTTCCAGCCAAGTCCTCCACAAGATGAGCAACCACCTCCTCCTCTCTCAAAAAATGCCCAAAAGAAGCTGTTGAAGCTGCAGAAATACGAGGCCAAGAAGGCGGAGAAAAAAGCCTCAATTAAAGAGCAGAAGAAGCGAGAGGCCGAGAGAAAGCGCAAAGAATGGGAGGAAACCCTCACCGGTGTCTCGGAAGAGGAGAGGTTAACGCTCATCGAATCGAGAAGAAAGCTTAGGAAGGAGAGAATGGAGAAACGATCTGAGGAAAGGGAAAGCAAGATACAGAGGCTTACCGGAGCCAAAACCAACGGCCAAAAAATCGTCATTGATCTCGAATTCTCTCATCTCATGACCTCCTCTGAGATCCACAGCCTTGTTCAACAG ATTATGTATTGCTATGCGGTGAATGGAAGATGCGCTTCTCCTGGTCACCTCTGGTTGACGGGTTGCAGGGGGGAAATGGAGAACCAATTGCAAAGGCTTCCAGGATTTGACAAATGGATAATTGAGAAAGAATGTCGATCTTATGTTGAAGCATTGGAAGATCAGAAAGAAAATCTAGTTTATCTTACAGCagatgctgaaatggagttggatGAACTTGAtcccaaaaaaatatatattgttgGTGGGTTAGTGGATCGGAATCGGTGGAAAGGGTTAACCATGAAGAAAGCACAAGAACAGGGAATCCAAACTGCAAAACTACCCATAGACAATCACTTGAAGATGTCAAGTTCTCAG GTCCTTACAGTAAACCAAGTGATAGAGATACTCCTTAAGTTCTTGGAAACAAGAGATTGGAAGGCTTCATTCTTTCAAGTAATCCCCCAAAGGAAAAGATGCGATGCTGATTCAACAGAAAATCAAGTAGATGGGGAAGAGTGCAGGGAGAAAGATGAACCATCTGAGAAGAAAAAGAGCTGCATTTTATGA